The proteins below are encoded in one region of Vicinamibacterales bacterium:
- a CDS encoding anion permease, which yields MTDIAHVRRNQETPIVAGGTHAFLRWLPWRVLLPVAVGVGVALVPAPSGLTLSAWRYFALFAAVAVGLVVEPVPAAGVGFIGMAAAVRLTAYDI from the coding sequence ATGACGGACATCGCACACGTCCGCAGGAATCAGGAAACGCCGATCGTGGCAGGGGGAACGCACGCGTTTCTGCGGTGGCTCCCATGGCGGGTGCTCCTGCCCGTCGCCGTGGGCGTCGGCGTGGCGCTCGTGCCCGCGCCGTCCGGTCTCACCCTGTCGGCCTGGCGCTATTTCGCGCTGTTCGCCGCGGTGGCGGTCGGCCTCGTGGTCGAGCCGGTGCCCGCCGCGGGCGTCGGCTTCATCGGCATGGCGGCCGCGGTCCGGTTGACAGCATATGATATATAA
- a CDS encoding mandelate racemase/muconate lactonizing enzyme family protein, whose translation MSEPTSRRGHLSNRRRFLNAALTAGGAIAAAATTGGSAIASGLAAASVLPAAPPPIRITGVRFLRLQFPGTTPRKRNGTISSGGGPPGMMQLELLTDQGLIGRSLPETATWSVNGTSLIEPYILPRILGENPFFVERIWEQMYIGNRKPVAKGEYIAAMGAVDCAIWDIIGKALNLPVYKVLGGYSDRIRVYAAGGYYEDGKDASGLAKEMEGYVRDGFRAVKIKVGGAPMTEDVERIRTVRKALGPDIDILVDANNRWLAYEAIRFGRAIEPYNIYWFEEPVYPDDFAGSAEVRRALDIPISTGENEFTRWGCRELLTAQAADILNFNTVIAGGYTEYRKIMALASAFHTPVAPHGNPFMAVHLHASTPNTLLMETYPGVESQYNPALPLFPVKDGYITVPDTPGIGLDIDPGIVRKYRVA comes from the coding sequence ATGTCGGAACCGACCTCGCGTCGCGGACATCTCAGCAACAGGCGGCGCTTTCTCAATGCCGCCCTCACCGCGGGAGGCGCCATCGCCGCCGCTGCCACGACTGGCGGGTCCGCGATCGCCAGCGGCCTCGCGGCGGCCTCAGTGCTGCCCGCCGCCCCGCCGCCGATCCGCATCACCGGCGTCCGCTTCCTGCGCCTGCAATTTCCCGGCACCACCCCGCGCAAGCGCAATGGCACCATCTCGAGCGGCGGCGGGCCGCCCGGCATGATGCAGCTCGAACTGCTCACCGACCAGGGCCTGATTGGACGGAGCCTCCCGGAGACCGCCACCTGGTCCGTGAACGGGACGAGCCTGATCGAACCCTACATCCTGCCCCGCATCCTTGGCGAGAACCCGTTCTTCGTCGAGCGCATCTGGGAGCAGATGTACATCGGCAACCGCAAGCCGGTCGCCAAGGGCGAGTACATCGCGGCCATGGGCGCGGTCGACTGCGCCATCTGGGACATCATCGGCAAGGCGCTCAACCTGCCGGTCTACAAGGTGCTCGGCGGCTACTCCGACCGCATCCGCGTGTACGCGGCGGGCGGGTACTACGAGGACGGCAAGGACGCCTCGGGCCTGGCGAAGGAGATGGAAGGGTACGTGCGCGACGGGTTCCGCGCCGTGAAGATCAAGGTCGGCGGTGCGCCGATGACCGAGGACGTCGAGCGGATCCGCACGGTGCGCAAGGCGCTCGGCCCCGACATCGACATCCTCGTGGACGCCAACAACAGGTGGCTGGCCTACGAGGCCATCCGCTTCGGCCGCGCCATCGAGCCGTACAACATCTACTGGTTCGAAGAACCGGTGTACCCGGACGACTTCGCCGGCTCCGCCGAGGTGCGGCGCGCGCTCGACATCCCCATCTCGACCGGCGAGAACGAGTTCACGCGCTGGGGCTGCCGCGAGCTGCTCACCGCGCAGGCGGCGGACATCCTGAACTTCAACACGGTCATCGCGGGTGGCTACACCGAGTACCGCAAGATCATGGCGCTGGCCTCCGCGTTCCACACGCCGGTCGCGCCCCACGGCAACCCGTTCATGGCCGTCCACCTCCACGCCTCGACACCGAACACGCTGCTCATGGAAACCTACCCGGGCGTCGAGAGCCAGTACAACCCGGCGTTGCCACTCTTCCCGGTGAAGGACGGCTACATCACCGTACCGGACACACCGGGTATCGGCCTCGACATCGACCCCGGGATTGTGCGGAAATATCGAGTGGCGTGA
- a CDS encoding DUF5009 domain-containing protein: protein MTTIAVPRPVSARPDRLLSLDVFRGLTMFLLIGESTRIYDLLVAPPLQGTILAAIGTQFHHHPWNGTHVWDLVQPFFMFIVGAALPFSVAARNQRGDSRSAIARHAVQRAFVLLVLGWALYCIRPGYITFRFQNVLAQLSVAYLIAFLMMRRSARAQVAFSFALLIGTELLFRLFPAAGFDQPFVPDHNFGAWFDLRLCGELSAGHWVSFNAIPTTAHTIWGVLAGQWLMGGRRPNKKVWTLVALGLLGVATGYALDPVTPVIKRISTTSFVVLSGGWCLVALAFCYWLVDVWQVRRWAVFFTIVGMNPLFIYLFTESYGTAWLASLAKPFTMAGSPWMGELSAEILTSLVAWALLWGMCYWLYRRKIVIRI from the coding sequence ATGACGACGATCGCCGTGCCCCGCCCGGTGTCCGCCCGGCCGGACCGTCTGCTCTCGCTCGACGTGTTTCGCGGCCTGACGATGTTCCTGCTCATTGGGGAGAGCACCCGGATCTACGACTTGCTCGTGGCTCCTCCCCTCCAGGGCACCATCCTCGCGGCAATCGGCACCCAGTTCCACCACCATCCCTGGAACGGGACGCACGTGTGGGACCTGGTCCAGCCGTTCTTCATGTTCATCGTCGGAGCCGCGCTGCCGTTCTCCGTGGCTGCCCGGAACCAGCGCGGAGACAGCCGATCCGCCATCGCGCGCCACGCCGTGCAGCGGGCGTTCGTGCTGCTGGTGCTCGGATGGGCGCTCTACTGCATCCGGCCGGGGTACATCACGTTTCGATTCCAGAACGTGCTGGCCCAGCTCTCGGTGGCCTATCTCATCGCGTTCCTGATGATGCGTCGATCTGCCCGAGCGCAGGTGGCGTTCAGCTTCGCGCTCCTGATCGGCACAGAGTTGCTCTTCCGGTTGTTTCCAGCCGCGGGTTTCGACCAGCCGTTCGTGCCCGATCACAACTTCGGTGCATGGTTCGATCTCCGGCTGTGTGGCGAATTGTCGGCCGGCCACTGGGTGTCGTTCAACGCCATCCCGACCACGGCGCACACGATCTGGGGCGTGCTGGCCGGGCAATGGCTGATGGGCGGTCGCCGCCCGAACAAGAAGGTCTGGACACTGGTGGCGCTGGGACTGCTGGGCGTCGCCACTGGATACGCACTCGACCCGGTCACACCAGTCATCAAACGGATTTCCACAACCTCGTTTGTCGTCCTGAGCGGCGGCTGGTGCCTCGTCGCCCTGGCATTCTGTTACTGGCTCGTCGACGTTTGGCAGGTTCGACGCTGGGCGGTCTTCTTCACCATCGTCGGGATGAACCCGTTGTTCATCTACCTGTTCACCGAGAGCTACGGCACGGCATGGCTGGCCTCCCTCGCAAAGCCGTTCACGATGGCCGGCAGCCCATGGATGGGAGAGCTGTCCGCCGAGATCCTCACGAGCCTGGTCGCGTGGGCGCTACTGTGGGGGATGTGCTATTGGCTGTACCGGCGGAAGATCGTCATCAGGATCTGA
- a CDS encoding cytochrome D1 domain-containing protein — MKSVPRLAWATLVAVFALASMALADQTAPTATLPSPADKLVVAVSPRDDTANVLLVNNDRLALLKSIKVGKGPQEVCLTPDGSKAYVSNTGGDGLTVIDLATLTVTGTVADAGVKGPAGAAFTPDGKKLYVAARGTQALFVLSPTGQILKQVPMKDPTMVAVSPDGRRVYAASDSTQSVLVFDTATDTQVATIKTSRQPHGLAFTNDGKTLLVTCIAHDVMHYVSTATNEVLTTVGVGRSPQSVAVTPDGRLAFSVTREVRAGGVGGVVSTVSVMDLRGNYWRKVKDILVEPMASKVVVSADGAFLYVTCGAAEPSKTITIIDVLTLEIVRFANGGTGAMGMVYRK, encoded by the coding sequence ATGAAATCCGTCCCGCGCCTCGCTTGGGCAACTCTCGTCGCCGTCTTCGCGCTCGCGTCGATGGCGCTCGCAGATCAGACCGCACCCACGGCCACACTTCCCTCGCCGGCCGACAAACTGGTCGTCGCGGTCAGCCCCAGAGACGACACCGCCAATGTCCTGCTGGTGAACAACGACCGGCTCGCCCTGTTGAAGTCCATCAAGGTGGGCAAGGGCCCCCAAGAGGTGTGCCTCACCCCGGATGGCTCGAAGGCGTACGTGAGCAATACGGGCGGCGATGGGCTGACCGTCATCGACCTCGCGACGCTGACGGTCACCGGCACCGTGGCCGACGCGGGCGTCAAGGGTCCGGCCGGAGCCGCGTTCACACCGGACGGCAAGAAGCTGTACGTCGCCGCCCGTGGCACACAGGCGCTGTTCGTGCTGTCGCCGACGGGACAGATCCTCAAGCAGGTGCCGATGAAGGACCCGACCATGGTGGCTGTGTCGCCCGACGGACGCCGGGTCTATGCAGCCAGCGACAGCACGCAGTCGGTGCTCGTGTTCGACACCGCCACCGATACCCAGGTCGCGACGATCAAGACCAGCCGCCAGCCGCACGGACTCGCATTCACGAACGACGGCAAGACGCTCCTCGTCACTTGCATCGCGCACGACGTGATGCACTACGTGAGCACGGCCACCAACGAGGTGCTCACAACGGTCGGGGTCGGGCGTTCGCCACAGTCGGTTGCGGTGACCCCGGATGGGCGGCTCGCGTTCAGCGTGACGCGGGAGGTCCGCGCTGGAGGCGTTGGAGGCGTCGTTTCGACCGTGTCCGTGATGGATCTGCGCGGGAACTACTGGCGCAAGGTCAAGGACATCCTGGTCGAGCCGATGGCCAGCAAGGTCGTTGTCAGCGCCGATGGCGCATTCCTCTACGTGACCTGCGGCGCCGCGGAGCCGTCCAAGACCATCACGATCATCGACGTGTTGACCCTCGAGATCGTGCGCTTCGCCAACGGAGGGACGGGTGCCATGGGGATGGTGTACCGGAAATAG